The Camelus ferus isolate YT-003-E chromosome 4, BCGSAC_Cfer_1.0, whole genome shotgun sequence genome has a segment encoding these proteins:
- the TOR2A gene encoding prosalusin isoform X1: protein MAAATCACRPWGSLLGLLGLVSAAAAVWDLTSLRCNFGSFCECDFRPDFQGLECDLAQHLAGQHLARALVVKALKAFVQDPAPTKPLVLSLHGWTGTGKSFVSSLLAHYLFRGGLRSPHVHHFSPLIHFPHPSHMERYKKDLKSWVQGNLTACSRSLFLFDEMDKLAPGLIEVLRPFLGSSWVVYGTNYRKAIFIFISNTGGEQINQVVLEAWRSRRDREEIRLQELEPVISQAVLDNPHHGFWHSGIMEEHLLDTLVPFLPLQRHHVRHCVLNELAQLGLEPRDEVVQAVLDSTTFFPEEEQLFSSNGCKTVASRIAFFL, encoded by the exons ATGGCTGCCGCGACGTGCGCCTGCCGGCCCTGGGGCTCGCTCCTCGGGCTGCTCGGGCTGGTTTCGGCCGCGGCCGCCGTCTGGGACCTGACATCGCTGCGCTGCAACTTCGGCTCCTTCTGCGAATGTGACTTCCGGCCCGATTTCCAGG GACTTGAGTGTGACCTGGCCCAGCACCTGGCTGGCCAGCACTTGGCCAGAGCACTGGTGGTGAAGGCACTGAAGGCCTTTGTGCAGGACCCTGCTCCCACCAAGCCGCTGGTCCTCTCCCTGCATGGCTGGACAGGCACGGGCAAATCCTTTGTCAGCTCCCTGCTGGCGCACTACCTCTTCCGGGGTGGCCTCCGCAGCCCCCATGTGCACCACTTTTCCCCACTCatccacttcccccaccccagccacatgGAGCGCTACAAG AAGGATCTCAAGAGCTGGGTCCAGGGGAACCTCACTGCCTGCAGCCGCTCGCTCTTCCTCTTTGATGAGATGGACAAGCTGGCCCCAGGCTTGATAGAGGTCCTGCGACCTTTCCTGGGCTCCTCCTGGGTTGTGTATGGAACCAACTATCGCAAAgccatcttcatcttcatcag CAACACTGGTGGTGAGCAGATCAACCAGGTGGTGTTGGAGGCGTGGCGCAGCCGCCGGGACCGCGAGGAGATCCGGCTGCAGGAGCTGGAGCCGGTCATCTCCCAGGCAGTGCTGGACAACCCGCACC ATGGCTTCTGGCACTCGGGAATCATGGAAGAGCATCTCCTGGACACCTTGGTGCCCTTCCTACCGCTCCAGCGGCACCATGTGCGGCACTGTGTTCTCAACGAGCTGGcccagctgggcctggagccaAGGGATGAGGTTGTCCAGGCTGTGCTGGACAGCACCACCTTCTTCCCTGAGGAGGAGCAGCTCTTTTCCTCCAATGGCTGCAAGACTGTGGCTTCCCGAATTGCCTTCTTCCTCTGA
- the TOR2A gene encoding prosalusin isoform X2 has translation MDKLAPGLIEVLRPFLGSSWVVYGTNYRKAIFIFISNTGGEQINQVVLEAWRSRRDREEIRLQELEPVISQAVLDNPHHGFWHSGIMEEHLLDTLVPFLPLQRHHVRHCVLNELAQLGLEPRDEVVQAVLDSTTFFPEEEQLFSSNGCKTVASRIAFFL, from the exons ATGGACAAGCTGGCCCCAGGCTTGATAGAGGTCCTGCGACCTTTCCTGGGCTCCTCCTGGGTTGTGTATGGAACCAACTATCGCAAAgccatcttcatcttcatcag CAACACTGGTGGTGAGCAGATCAACCAGGTGGTGTTGGAGGCGTGGCGCAGCCGCCGGGACCGCGAGGAGATCCGGCTGCAGGAGCTGGAGCCGGTCATCTCCCAGGCAGTGCTGGACAACCCGCACC ATGGCTTCTGGCACTCGGGAATCATGGAAGAGCATCTCCTGGACACCTTGGTGCCCTTCCTACCGCTCCAGCGGCACCATGTGCGGCACTGTGTTCTCAACGAGCTGGcccagctgggcctggagccaAGGGATGAGGTTGTCCAGGCTGTGCTGGACAGCACCACCTTCTTCCCTGAGGAGGAGCAGCTCTTTTCCTCCAATGGCTGCAAGACTGTGGCTTCCCGAATTGCCTTCTTCCTCTGA
- the TOR2A gene encoding prosalusin isoform X3 — protein MAAATCACRPWGSLLGLLGLVSAAAAVWDLTSLRCNFGSFCECDFRPDFQGLECDLAQHLAGQHLARALVVKALKAFVQDPAPTKPLVLSLHGWTGTGKSFVSSLLAHYLFRGGLRSPHVHHFSPLIHFPHPSHMERYKKDLKSWVQGNLTACSRSLFLFDEMDKLAPGLIEVLRPFLGSSWVVYGTNYRKAIFIFIRWLLALGNHGRASPGHLGALPTAPAAPCAALCSQRAGPAGPGAKG, from the exons ATGGCTGCCGCGACGTGCGCCTGCCGGCCCTGGGGCTCGCTCCTCGGGCTGCTCGGGCTGGTTTCGGCCGCGGCCGCCGTCTGGGACCTGACATCGCTGCGCTGCAACTTCGGCTCCTTCTGCGAATGTGACTTCCGGCCCGATTTCCAGG GACTTGAGTGTGACCTGGCCCAGCACCTGGCTGGCCAGCACTTGGCCAGAGCACTGGTGGTGAAGGCACTGAAGGCCTTTGTGCAGGACCCTGCTCCCACCAAGCCGCTGGTCCTCTCCCTGCATGGCTGGACAGGCACGGGCAAATCCTTTGTCAGCTCCCTGCTGGCGCACTACCTCTTCCGGGGTGGCCTCCGCAGCCCCCATGTGCACCACTTTTCCCCACTCatccacttcccccaccccagccacatgGAGCGCTACAAG AAGGATCTCAAGAGCTGGGTCCAGGGGAACCTCACTGCCTGCAGCCGCTCGCTCTTCCTCTTTGATGAGATGGACAAGCTGGCCCCAGGCTTGATAGAGGTCCTGCGACCTTTCCTGGGCTCCTCCTGGGTTGTGTATGGAACCAACTATCGCAAAgccatcttcatcttcatcag ATGGCTTCTGGCACTCGGGAATCATGGAAGAGCATCTCCTGGACACCTTGGTGCCCTTCCTACCGCTCCAGCGGCACCATGTGCGGCACTGTGTTCTCAACGAGCTGGcccagctgggcctggagccaAGGGATGA